The segment AACCACTCCCAGTCGCTGCGGTAGTGGTGGGCCAGCAGGGCGAGCCGGACGGCCATGGGGTCGGTGCCGGCTTCGCGCAGTGCCGAGACGAGCACGAGGTTGCCCTTGCTCTTGGACATCTTCTCGCCGTCGAGGCCGACCATGCCGGCGTGCACGAAGGCGCGGGCGAACTCCTCGCCCGTGGCCACGCGAGCCTCCGAGGCCGACATCTCGTGGTGCGGGAAGGCGAGGTCGGAGCCTCCGCCCTGCACGTCGAAGTCCGTCCCGAGGTGCTGCAGGGCGATGGCGGCGCACTCGATGTGCCAGCCCGGACGCCCCGGCCCGAGGGGGGACTCCCACGACGGCTCCCCCGGGCGGGGGGCCTGCCACACGAGGCAGTCGAGGGGGTCGCGCTTGCCCGCGCGGTCAGGGTCTCCCCCGCGCTCGCCGAAGACGGCCCGCATGGCCTCCTCGTCGAGGTTCGAGACCGATCCGAAGGCGGCGTCGGCATGCACGTCGAAGTAGAGGTCGTCGTCGACCCGGTAGACGGACTCGCCGAGGCGGGCGACCAGGTCGGTGACGAGGTCGATGGACTCCACCGCGCCCACGTAGTGCTGCGGGGCCCGCATGCGCAGGGCGGTCATGTCGGTGCGGAACAGCTCGGTCTCCCGCTCGGCCAGCGCCTGCCAGTCCTCCCCGGTGGCCTCGGCCCGCTCGAGCAGCGGGTCGTCGACGTCCGTGACGTTCTGCGTGTAGACGACGTCGAGCCCGCGGGCCAGCCACTGGCGCTGCAGCAGGTCGAACGTCAGGTAGGTGGCGGCGTGCCCGAGGTGGGTGGCGTCGTACGGCGTGATGCCGCAGACGTACAGCCGGGCCGTGCCCTCGGGAACGGAGTCCACGAGCGAGCCCGACCGGGTGTCGTGCAGACGCAGCGTGGGCATCTCGTCCCGGGCCGCTGGATCGATCGTGGGGATCTCGGGACCGGTCCAGGCACGCATGGGTCGAGCGTATCCGTCGGGGCACGACGCTCGCCCGTCGCGTCCTCGAGCGGGACGTCCCCGTTCGAGTTGCCGTCGAGTGTGAGCCTCGTCACCCTGGAGGGACCCGCTTCGAAGGAGCCCCCGATGACCAGCACACCGTCCTCGCCCCGCGACCTCAGTGGCCAGACGTCCGGCCCCCAGCCCGTCACCGACTGGACCGACCTCGGGCGGGAGATGTGGGAGTACCTGACCGGGCGCGGCGCTGCCGTGAGCTACGAGCTCAAGGACCTCGAGGTCGAGGTGCCGCGCGACACCGGCCCGGACGCCCCGCGCGCCCTCTGGAAGTTCAACGGCACCGTCAGGGTGACCACGAGCGACGACGAGATGCCCGGCGCGGACCCGGCGCGGGGCTGACGTGAGCGGCCTGCGCGCTCTCGTCGACGTCGAGGTCGCCACGCCCGCGGGCACGCCGGTGACGGCCCAGGTCACGGCCGTGGGCCGACGCGTCTCGTTCCGCACCGCCGACCTGGGTGCCTTCGCCGCCGGGCGGACCGGAGGTGACTTCCGGACGGTCGCACGTCGCCTGGCCGAGTCCGACGTCGTCCTGGAGATCGCCGACGAGGTCGGCCCGATCCTGCGTCTCGGCGCCGTCCGCGAGCGCTTCTGGCACAGGCTGGCCACCGGCACCTCCCACGTGCAGATCGTGCGCTGGCGCGCCGCGGCCCGGCTCAAGGCACGCGCGGTCACCGGCGCCGGCGACGCTCTCGCGCTCCCGCCCCCGATCGCGTGGCCCGACCTGCCGACGGCGCCGTGGGCGCGGCGACGCGTCACGACCACCCACGACCCGTACGGCGGCGGACACCCTCGTCTGTACCTGTCCGACACCCGCGTCCCGGCCACGGGCCGCGAGGTGCGGGTCCACCACCTGGCCCTGGGCGAGACGACGGTCGGGTCGACCGCGGACGCCGACCTGTGCCTGGACGGTGTCAGCGACCTGCAGGCCGTCATCACGCGCACCGACACCGACGAGTACGTGATCGGTGCCCGCGGACGCCAGACTCCGACCTTCGTCAACGGTCGCGAGCTCCCCGTGCAGACGCTGCGGACGGGGTGTCGCATCGAGATGGGCCCGTGGCGCCTGACCTACGTGCGCGACGAGTTCGCCGACCACGGTCGCCCCTTCGGCGGACGCATCGGCGGGGAGCTCGGTCACCAGCGTCCGCAGGACCCGCCTCGCTACCAGCGCTGAACCCTCCCCGAGGTGATCCGCGGCGGGCCGTGCGGCACGTCGCGAAGCGGATCGGCCTCGTGGGGCCAGAATGAGCACGTGATCGTCGACTGCGCCACCTACCGCGACGGTGCCCGTCAGGACACCTCCCACGACGCGGACGCCCTGCGCGAGACCCTCGCGACCCTCGGTGCGGGCGAGTTCATCTGGATCGGCATGGCCAATCCCCGTGCCGACGAGCTGAGCCGGGTCGCCAGCGCCCTCGACCTGCACCCGCTCGCCGTGGAGGATGCCCTCGAGGCGCACCAGCGCCCAAAGGTCGAGCGGTACTCCGACCACCTGTTCGCGTCGCTGCGCAGCGTCACCTACAGCGACGACGACATCCGTACGCACGAGGTGAACCTGTTCCTCGGCGGGCACTTCCTGCTGACCGTCCGCCACGGTGGCGAGTCGCTGCGCGAGGCCCGCAAGCGTGCCGAGGCCGTCAGCGACGCGATGTCCCACGGGCCGACAGCAGCCTTCCACGCCGTCATCGACACCATCGTCGACCACTACGAGGACGTCGCCCGCGAGCTCGAGCAGGACGTGGAGGAGGTCGAGAGCTCGGTCTTCTCCACCGAGCGGACGAGCGACTCGACGCGCATCTACCGGCTCAAGCGCGAGACGCTCGAGTTCCGTCGCGCGGTGCTGCCGCTGCGCGAGCCGGTGCAGCGGTTCGCGAGCGTGGCCGTCCCGGAGGACGCCCGCCCCTACTTCCGCGACATCGCCGACCACCTCGCGAGGGCGGCCGAGGCGATCGACGCGATCGACCACCTGCTCGACAACGCGCTCAACGCCCACCTGGCGCAGCTCTCGGTCCAGCAGAACGAGGACATGCGCAAGCTCACCGCGGGCGCCACGATCTTCGCCGTCCCCACCGCGATCGCCGGGATCTACGGCATGAACTTCGAGCACATGCCCGAGCTCACGTGGACCTACGGCTACCCGCTCTGCCTCGCCCTCATCGGCGGCCTCTGCCTCTACATCTACCGCCGGTTCAAGAAGTCGGGCTGGCTGTAGCGCTCAGGGACCCTTCGGGTCGAGCGTGGGACGGATCGAGACGGTCTCGAACTGGGCCTCGGGCGGTGCGTCGACGGCGGTGCGGACCGCGGCCGCGATCGTCTCGGGAGCGATCATCCGCTCGGGGCGACCGCCCTCACGACGTTCGAGGACAGCGCGGCCCATGTCGGTGTCGACGATGCCGGGGTGGATCGACACCACCCGCACGCCGTTCTCGCGCTCCTCCTCGCGCAGGCAGTCGCCGAACGTGCGCAGCGCGAACTTCGAGGCCGAGTACACGCTGTTCCCGGGGGTGGAGAACAGGCCGGCACCGGAGTTGACCAGCACGACCGTGCCGCTCGCGCCACGGAGTGCTGGGAGGGCGCGAGCCGTGAGGTGCGCCACGCCGAAGACGTTGGTCTCGAACACCTGGCGCCAGTCGCCGCGCGAGACCTCCTCGACCGTGCCGTGCTCCGAGATGCCGGCCGCGTGCACGAGGACGTCCAGACGGTCCGGCAGGACGGCGTAGTCCACCGCGTGCTCGTCCGCGACGTCGAGGACGAGCACCGACGCACCCGGAAGGTCGTGGGCGACCCGCTGCAGGCTCTCGCCGCTGCGGCCGACCAGCACGACGTCGTGGGTGCGGGCGAGATCCTCGGCGACCGCGAGGCCGATGCCGCGCGAGGCTCCGGTGACGAGGGCGGTGGGGCGGCTCACGTCGACCACCTCAGGCCGACGTCGAGACGCCGGCACCGATGACGCCGAAGGCCAGCAGGGCGAGC is part of the Aeromicrobium sp. Leaf245 genome and harbors:
- the mshC gene encoding cysteine--1-D-myo-inosityl 2-amino-2-deoxy-alpha-D-glucopyranoside ligase, giving the protein MRAWTGPEIPTIDPAARDEMPTLRLHDTRSGSLVDSVPEGTARLYVCGITPYDATHLGHAATYLTFDLLQRQWLARGLDVVYTQNVTDVDDPLLERAEATGEDWQALAERETELFRTDMTALRMRAPQHYVGAVESIDLVTDLVARLGESVYRVDDDLYFDVHADAAFGSVSNLDEEAMRAVFGERGGDPDRAGKRDPLDCLVWQAPRPGEPSWESPLGPGRPGWHIECAAIALQHLGTDFDVQGGGSDLAFPHHEMSASEARVATGEEFARAFVHAGMVGLDGEKMSKSKGNLVLVSALREAGTDPMAVRLALLAHHYRSDWEWFDTDLTQAEDRLRRWRTAVERPTGAPAGALVADLAAALSDDLDAPRALEAVDAWAELDGTDTEASQGVRAAVDALLGVAL
- a CDS encoding FHA domain-containing protein, which encodes MSGLRALVDVEVATPAGTPVTAQVTAVGRRVSFRTADLGAFAAGRTGGDFRTVARRLAESDVVLEIADEVGPILRLGAVRERFWHRLATGTSHVQIVRWRAAARLKARAVTGAGDALALPPPIAWPDLPTAPWARRRVTTTHDPYGGGHPRLYLSDTRVPATGREVRVHHLALGETTVGSTADADLCLDGVSDLQAVITRTDTDEYVIGARGRQTPTFVNGRELPVQTLRTGCRIEMGPWRLTYVRDEFADHGRPFGGRIGGELGHQRPQDPPRYQR
- the corA gene encoding magnesium/cobalt transporter CorA, coding for MIVDCATYRDGARQDTSHDADALRETLATLGAGEFIWIGMANPRADELSRVASALDLHPLAVEDALEAHQRPKVERYSDHLFASLRSVTYSDDDIRTHEVNLFLGGHFLLTVRHGGESLREARKRAEAVSDAMSHGPTAAFHAVIDTIVDHYEDVARELEQDVEEVESSVFSTERTSDSTRIYRLKRETLEFRRAVLPLREPVQRFASVAVPEDARPYFRDIADHLARAAEAIDAIDHLLDNALNAHLAQLSVQQNEDMRKLTAGATIFAVPTAIAGIYGMNFEHMPELTWTYGYPLCLALIGGLCLYIYRRFKKSGWL
- a CDS encoding SDR family oxidoreductase, with product MSRPTALVTGASRGIGLAVAEDLARTHDVVLVGRSGESLQRVAHDLPGASVLVLDVADEHAVDYAVLPDRLDVLVHAAGISEHGTVEEVSRGDWRQVFETNVFGVAHLTARALPALRGASGTVVLVNSGAGLFSTPGNSVYSASKFALRTFGDCLREEERENGVRVVSIHPGIVDTDMGRAVLERREGGRPERMIAPETIAAAVRTAVDAPPEAQFETVSIRPTLDPKGP